CGCTGGCACCCGAGGTGCTCTAGCAGCGGCCTGAGAGGGTAGAGATCCTATGGCAGTGCGCAAGAAATACCATATAAAGAGAGACGATACGGTCATGGTCATTGCCGGCAAGGAGAAGGGAAAAACCGGCAAGGTCTTGAAAGTATTTCCCAAGAAAGACAGGGCAGTGGTGGAAAAGGTGAATTTCATCAAGCGCCACCTGCGCCCTGGGGCCTACAGCCGCCAGGGGGGAATTGTCGAGAAGGAAAACCCCCTGCATATCAGCAATCTCATGGTGGTGTGCAGCAAATGCACGGATCCCACCAGAGTAGGGCGCAAGGTCCTGGAAGACGGCAAGAGGGTTCGCTACTGCAAGAAGTGCGGCGAGATTCTGGATTGAAGCAGGCAGAAGTCCCACACCAGGAGGGCCTCGGCAGGGGCGCGAGTCGGCCTGCAAGAGAAGACGACACACCTCCTGTGGATGTGAACGGCGGCTGCCTCGCCTGAAAATATGTATAGATTGCTGTCGGGGATAGATAGATGTCGAGATTGAGAGAAATGTACGAACAAGATCTGAAGCCGGCCCTGATGAAGGAATTCCAGTACAAGAGCCCCATGCAGGTGCCGCGCCTGGAAAAGATTGTCCTCAACATGGGTCTGGGTGAGGCTATTCACAATATAAAAGTGTTGGATGCAGCGGTGGAGGAAATGGCTCTCATTGCTGGCCAGCGGCCGGTGGTCACCAGAGCCCGCAAGTCCATTGCTTCCTTCAAACTGCGGGCAGGAATGCCAATCGGCTGCCGGGTCACCCTGAGGCGGGAGAAGATGTACGACTTTTTCGACAAGCTGGTCAATGTGGCCCTGCCCCGGGTGCGCGATTTTCGCGGCGTCTCTGACAGGTCCTTTGACGGTCGCGGCAACTATACGCTGGGAATCAAGGAGCACATCATCTTCCCAGAAATCGACTACGACAAGATTGACAAGATAAAGGGCCTGAACATCACCGTGGTGACGAGCGCTAGAACTGATGAAGAAGGCAAGGCCCTGTTGAAAATGATGGGCATGCCTTTCCGGAACTAGAACTGCAGAGCAAGGGCAGGCTCTTGCTAGCCCGAGCGAGCTGCCTCTGATGGCAGCGCTGGCGGTCGGCGGCGAGTAAACAGGGCAGCAGAATAGCTCAATGGCTGCCCGCCTGAGTGTCAAGGAGGTAACTTTGGCTAGAAAAGCTCTTATTGCCAAGGCAGCAAGAACACCGAAATTCAAGGTCCGGGCATACAACCGTTGTCCGCTATGCGGGCGTCCCAGGGCCTTTCTGCGAAAATTCGGCATCTGCCGGATCTGTTTCAGGACTATGGCGCTCAACGGGGAACTGCCGGGCGTAATAAAGTCGAGCTGGTAGAAAGGAGCACGTCTATGGTGATGACGGATTCCATTGCGGATTTTCTCACCCGCATCCGGAATGCTTGTATGGCGAGGTTCGACAAAGTAGATATGCCATCATCGAAGATGAAGTTGAACATAGCCAGAGTACTTAAAGAAGAAGGCTATATCAAAAATTTCAAGCTGATCAAAGACAAGAGACAGGGGATCTTGCGATTGTATCTCAAATACGACGAGCATAATGAGCCTGTGATCGAAGGGTTGCAACGGGTGAGCAAGCCCAGTTGCAGGGTCTATGTGCGTCATGATAAGATTCCTTATGTTCTCAATGGGTTGGGTACAGCGATCCTGTCGACGTCCAGGGGGATCATCACGGATCGAGAGGCTCGCAAACAGAAGCTGGGCGGCGAACTGCTGTGCAAGATCTGGTAAAATGTTGACTGGCAAAAGGGAGGAAACCATTCCATGTCGCGTGTTGGCAAAAAACCCATCGAGCTTCCCAAGGGTGTGGAAGTCAAGATTCAGGGCTCCCAGATAGAGGTAAAGGGGGCCAAGGGCACCCTGAAGAGAACGCTCCACCCCAGCGTGGAGGTGGGTGTGGTGGATGGCACCATCCAGGTGAACGCAGCTGACGACAGCAGACAGTCGCAGGCTATCCGGGGGCTGACTCGCACCCTGATCAACAACATGGTTGTGGGGGTGAGCCAGGGTTACTCCAGGGTTCTCGAAATCAATGGTGTGGGCTATCGAGCCGATGTGAGAGGCAATACCCTGAATCTGAGCCTGGGATACTCTCATCCTATTGAGTTCAAACTGCCGAAAGGCATAAATGCTGCGGTGGACAAGCAGAACCGCATCACCCTGACAGGTATCGACAAGGAGCTTCTGGGACAGACAGCGGCCCAGATTCGCGCCTTCCGTCGCGCTGAACCTTATAAGGGAAAAGGCATAAAGTACGCTGAGGAAACAATTCGGCGCAAGGTGGGCAAGGCAGGAGCAAAATAGGCTCGAGGAAAGGATCATTGAGCCCGCTGCTGCTGGATTGCTTCAGATGGCAACAGCCGCAAGGTTGAGCGTGAAGAGGGAATTGAGATGAAATCGAGACAGAATCCGAGGCTGGCGGCCAGACTCAAACGCAAGAGACGAATTCGTCAGAAAATTTACGGGACCCCGGAGCGTCCCAGGTTGAGCGTTTTTCGCAGCAGCAGACACATCTATGCGCAGCTCGTCGACGATGTCAACGGGGTGACGCTGATAGCAGCCTCCACTCGAACTCCGGAAATCCGGGAACAGGAAAAGGCAAAGGGCAAGATCGAATATGCCAAACGCGTGGGACAATTGATAGCAGCCAGGGCTCAGGCCAGGGGAATAGAGAAAGTGGTGTTCGATCGCAATGGCTTTCTCTACCACGGCCGGGTACGGGCCCTTGCCATGGCTGCCAGAGAAGCTGGGCTGAAATTCTAGCAGAGGAGATGGTCCCTTGTATGAATTGGACGCAAAGGAGTTGCAGTTAATCGATAAGGTGGTTCACATCAGCCGCGTGGCCAAAGTGGTGAAGGGTGGACGGAGATTCAGCTTCAGCGCCATTGTGGTTGTTGGCGATGGCCAGGGATCAGTGGGCGCCGGCCTGGGGAAGGCGAACGAGGTGCCGGAGGCCATCCGCAAGGGTGTGGAACTGGCCAAGAAGAGCATGATCGAGATCCCCCTGGTTAACAATACCATACCGTATGAGGTAATCGGCCGTTTCGGCGCTGCCAGTGTGCTGCTAAAACCAGCCTCAGAGGGTACCGGTGTTATTGCCGGCGGTGCGGTGCGGGCCATTATGGAAGCGGCAGGGGTGCAGAATATTCTGACCAAGTGCATTGGCTCCAACAATCCGCACAATGTGGTGAAGGCCACCATGGCTGGTCTGGCTTCACTCAAGAGCCCTGCCACCATCGCCCGGCGGCGGAACAAGACAGTGGAAGAAATCTGGGCATGAGGGCGGAAAGAGAGGCCCTTTGTCCGCAAATGGAACAGTGAGCCTCCCAGGACCTGGAAAGACAAGGAACTTTTTTTTTCTCGAGAGGCGTGGACATGACACGAGCCATTGAAGTTACCCTGATCCGCAGCATGGTGGGGAGACCACGGAAGCATAGAAGAGTTCTCAAGAGTCTCGGCTTGACCCGGATGCACAAGACCGTGACCCTCTATGACACGCCCCAGATAATGGGGGCAGTGCGCAAGGTGCAGCACCTAGTCAAGGTGAAGCCTGTGTCATAGCCCGGGGAGACTCTGTATCTGGCAAAATGCCGGTGATAAGGATAGATAAGAAGAGTGACTGGAGAGACTGAAGAATGAAACTGCATGAGTTGAGACCACCGCAAGGTGCAAGGAGGCCAGCCAGGCGTGTTGGTCGGGGACCAGGCTCGGGGCTTGGCAAGACTGCGGGGCGGGGCACCAAGGGCCAGCGGTCGCGCTCGGGGGGTGGTACGCCCCCTGGATTCGAGGGCGGCCAGATGCCCTTGCAGCGGCGTCTGCCGAAGAGAGGCTTCACCAATATTTTCAAGAAACGATATGCGGAGGTCAATATCAGAGACTTGCAAAAGTTTGCAAGCGACACAATAGTGGATGAAAGTGTGCTCCGGCAGGTTGGCTTGGTAAAAGGCCGCTGGCATGGGGTGAAGCTGCTCGGCAATGGCGAGATCAGTACACCTCTTGTGCTCAGGGTAAACAAGTGCAGCGAGTCAGCGCGGAGGAAAATCGAGGCCGCAGGCGGCAAAATCGAGGTGATCTAAATTGCTGAACGGGTTTCAAACAATCGGAAAGATTCCTGAACTCAAGCGGCGAATCCTGATGACCTTCGCCTTGCTTGCAGTGTATCGGGTTGGCGTGCATGTTCCCACACCAGGTATCAATGCAGATGCGCTGGCCGCCTTCTTCAATCAGGCCCAGGGAACCCTGCTCGGGCTCTTTGACATGTTTGCCGGGGGCGCTCTGCGCAATCTGTCGGTCTTTGCCCTGGGTATCATGCCCTATATTAGTGCCTCCATCATCCTGCAGCTGCTTACGGTGGTCATTCCCTATCTCGACCGACTCAACAAGGAGGGGGAGGCTGGCAGAAAGAAGATAACCCAGTACACCCGGTATGGCACCGTGCTTCTCAGCTTCATTCAGGGTTTTGGCATTGCCTTCGGCCTCGAGGGCATGAGCGGTCCGGGCGGTGAAATGGTGGTGCTTGCCCCGGGCTGGGGATTCCGCCTCATGACGGTTATTACTCTCACCGCAGGCACCGCCTTTATCATGTGGTTGGGTGAGCAGATCACGGAGCGGGGTATCGGCAACGGCATCTCTCTGATCATTTTCGCAGGTATCGTGGCCCGCATGCCCTCTGCTATTATCAATACCATGCGTCTGTTGACCACTGGTGAGCTGTCCACCTTCATGCTGCTCATTCTGGCCGTTATGATGATAGCGGTGGTGGCGGCCATCATCTTTGTGGAGCAGGGGCAGCGACGCATCCCAGTGCAGTATGCCAAGCGGGTTGTGGGCCGCAAGATGTATGGAGGCCAGGCTACTCATCTGCCTCTCAAGGTGAACACGGCCGGCGTGATACCGCCCATTTTTGCTTCCTCCATCAT
This DNA window, taken from Deltaproteobacteria bacterium, encodes the following:
- the rpsE gene encoding 30S ribosomal protein S5, which codes for MYELDAKELQLIDKVVHISRVAKVVKGGRRFSFSAIVVVGDGQGSVGAGLGKANEVPEAIRKGVELAKKSMIEIPLVNNTIPYEVIGRFGAASVLLKPASEGTGVIAGGAVRAIMEAAGVQNILTKCIGSNNPHNVVKATMAGLASLKSPATIARRRNKTVEEIWA
- the rpmD gene encoding 50S ribosomal protein L30, with the protein product MTRAIEVTLIRSMVGRPRKHRRVLKSLGLTRMHKTVTLYDTPQIMGAVRKVQHLVKVKPVS
- the rpsH gene encoding 30S ribosomal protein S8; amino-acid sequence: MVMTDSIADFLTRIRNACMARFDKVDMPSSKMKLNIARVLKEEGYIKNFKLIKDKRQGILRLYLKYDEHNEPVIEGLQRVSKPSCRVYVRHDKIPYVLNGLGTAILSTSRGIITDREARKQKLGGELLCKIW
- the rplF gene encoding 50S ribosomal protein L6, with the translated sequence MSRVGKKPIELPKGVEVKIQGSQIEVKGAKGTLKRTLHPSVEVGVVDGTIQVNAADDSRQSQAIRGLTRTLINNMVVGVSQGYSRVLEINGVGYRADVRGNTLNLSLGYSHPIEFKLPKGINAAVDKQNRITLTGIDKELLGQTAAQIRAFRRAEPYKGKGIKYAEETIRRKVGKAGAK
- the secY gene encoding preprotein translocase subunit SecY, giving the protein MLNGFQTIGKIPELKRRILMTFALLAVYRVGVHVPTPGINADALAAFFNQAQGTLLGLFDMFAGGALRNLSVFALGIMPYISASIILQLLTVVIPYLDRLNKEGEAGRKKITQYTRYGTVLLSFIQGFGIAFGLEGMSGPGGEMVVLAPGWGFRLMTVITLTAGTAFIMWLGEQITERGIGNGISLIIFAGIVARMPSAIINTMRLLTTGELSTFMLLILAVMMIAVVAAIIFVEQGQRRIPVQYAKRVVGRKMYGGQATHLPLKVNTAGVIPPIFASSIIMFPATIANFVQIPWMKSIADALSPGDIVYNLVYVGFIIFFCYFYTAIVFNPVDVADNMKKYGGYIPGIRPGKRTADYIDRVLSRITLGGAIYVSAVCVLPTILIRKFNVPFYFGGTALLIVVGVAIDTVGQIESHMLTRHYEGFIKKARVKGRR
- the rplO gene encoding 50S ribosomal protein L15 — its product is MKLHELRPPQGARRPARRVGRGPGSGLGKTAGRGTKGQRSRSGGGTPPGFEGGQMPLQRRLPKRGFTNIFKKRYAEVNIRDLQKFASDTIVDESVLRQVGLVKGRWHGVKLLGNGEISTPLVLRVNKCSESARRKIEAAGGKIEVI
- a CDS encoding 50S ribosomal protein L18; the protein is MEMKSRQNPRLAARLKRKRRIRQKIYGTPERPRLSVFRSSRHIYAQLVDDVNGVTLIAASTRTPEIREQEKAKGKIEYAKRVGQLIAARAQARGIEKVVFDRNGFLYHGRVRALAMAAREAGLKF
- a CDS encoding type Z 30S ribosomal protein S14 encodes the protein MARKALIAKAARTPKFKVRAYNRCPLCGRPRAFLRKFGICRICFRTMALNGELPGVIKSSW
- the rplE gene encoding 50S ribosomal protein L5; the protein is MSRLREMYEQDLKPALMKEFQYKSPMQVPRLEKIVLNMGLGEAIHNIKVLDAAVEEMALIAGQRPVVTRARKSIASFKLRAGMPIGCRVTLRREKMYDFFDKLVNVALPRVRDFRGVSDRSFDGRGNYTLGIKEHIIFPEIDYDKIDKIKGLNITVVTSARTDEEGKALLKMMGMPFRN
- a CDS encoding 50S ribosomal protein L24, translated to MAVRKKYHIKRDDTVMVIAGKEKGKTGKVLKVFPKKDRAVVEKVNFIKRHLRPGAYSRQGGIVEKENPLHISNLMVVCSKCTDPTRVGRKVLEDGKRVRYCKKCGEILD